In the Primulina eburnea isolate SZY01 unplaced genomic scaffold, ASM2296580v1 ctg739_ERROPOS11973397, whole genome shotgun sequence genome, one interval contains:
- the LOC140821827 gene encoding uncharacterized protein isoform X1 yields the protein MAVAVAGPSPFLGGHTRQHAGKSSSKRYIQNSVTGFSIKALFWGQRKALETAKSEISLGEFNLIELESEDQVTNIDKGKKVTVSVVSSISEISSDDWDACSLDASGPKNFNPFLSHGFLSALEETGCAVKETGWVPQHIIARDDSNNILGVIPLYLKSHSYGEYVFDHSWADAYYSYGSRYYPKLQCCVPFTPVTGPRILVRNTMFRDQVFDNLISSLLELTVKFQVSSLHITFPSSSDCGKLKERGFLQRIGMQYHWKNRNYRSFDDFLMDMKQSKRKNIRQERKKICAQNLSMKRLRGYEIKAKHWDTFYKFYRNTTDNKWGSAYLTRDFFHYMASKMGDHVLLVTAEEGDELIAGALNLIGGDTLYGRLWGCLPRAYYPNLHFEACYYQAIDAAIELNLDKVEAGAQGEHKIQRGYLPVKTYSLHYILDEDFRKVISNFLVRESAQMEHVMKLLCDSGPFKEDNVS from the exons ATGGCGGTTGCCGTGGCAGGTCCTTCTCCATTCCTAGGAGGCCACACCCGACAACACGCT GGAAAATCATCGTCTAAAAGATACATCCAGAACTCAGTTACTGGGTTTAGCATCAAAGCATTATTTTGGGGACAAAGAAAGGCTCTGGAGACAGCAAAATCAGAGATATCTCTTGGAGAGTTCAATTTGATAGAGTTGGAGTCAGAG GATCAGGTAACAAATATTGATAAAGGCAAAAAGGTAACAGTTTCGGTGGTTTCGTCTATCTCAGAGATTTCATCAGATGATTGGGATGCTTGCAGTCTTGATGCATCAGGTCCCAAGAACTTTAATCCATTTCTTAGCCATGGTTTTCTTTCAGCCCTGGAGGAGACCGGCTGTGCAGTTAAG GAAACAGGATGGGTTCCCCAGCATATCATTGCCAGGGACGACAGCAATAACATTTTGGGAGTGATTCCTCTCTACCTGAAAAG CCATTCTTATGGTGAATATGTGTTTGATCATTCATGGGCGGACGCCTATTACAGTTATGGGTCAAGATATTATCCAAAATTGCAATGCTGTGTGCCTTTCACTCCAGTTACCGGCCCAAGGATATTAGTCCGTAATACAATGTTCCGAGATCAAGTCTTTGATAATTTAATATCTTCATTATTGGAACTGACAGTTAAG TTTCAAGTTTCATCGCTGCACATCACTTTTCCCTCTTCAAGTGATTGTGGGAAATTAAAAGAGAGAGGTTTTCTGCAGAGGATCGGAATGCAGTATCACTGGAAAAATCGTAATTACCGAAG TTTTGATGATTTCTTAATGGACATGAAGCAAAGTAAGAGGAAAAATATTCGTCAAGAACGAAAGAAG ATTTGTGCCCAAAATTTGAGTATGAAACGACTACGAGGATATGAAATTAAG GCTAAGCACTGGGATACCTTCTATAAGTTCTACAGGAATACCACAGATAATAA GTGGGGTAGTGCTTATTTGACCAGAGATTTCTTCCACTATATGGCTTCAAAAATGGGTGATCATGTGCTGCTTGTTACTGCAGAAGAAGGGGATGAACTTATAGCAGGAGCCCTTAATCTCATTGGAGGAGATACCTTATATGGACGCTTGTGGGGATGTCTCCCTCGTGCATACTACCCAAATTTGCATTTTGAAGCGTGTTACTATCAg GCTATAGATGCAGCTATCGAACTTAATCTTGACAAGGTAGAGGCTGGAGCACAAGGTGAGCATAAAATTCAGAGGGGTTATCTGCCAGTAAAAACCTACAGCTTGCACTATATTCTGGATGAGGACTTTAGGAAAGTCATATCCAATTTCTTGGTACGAGAGAGTGCTCAG ATGGAACATGTTATGAAGTTATTATGCGATTCTGGTCCATTCAAGGAGGATAATGTTTCTTGA
- the LOC140821830 gene encoding glycosyltransferase BC10-like: protein MAKSREKDDAEKGFNSSVMTGVDSSISLLKLITTLIIFVVGVVIGLVSSSHINRYLTIQDDRFTISHSYIDSMQFSVETPQIEAQCEKEDCLSIESFIRPRNLNHGMTDGELFWRASMVPQKEEFPFKKVPRVAFMFLTRGPLPMLPLWERFFKGQDVEKYSIYLHTHPRFDLNVTEDSVFYNRQIPSQGVEWGSVSLVDAEKRLLANALLDFSNERFILLSESCIPIYNFPIIYSYLIESAHSFVESFDDPSRYGRGRYSRSMRPDIKFADWRKGSQWFELHRTLAIKIISDTKYYRIFKKYCTPSCYPDEHYIPTFLHMFHGSLNANRTITYVDWSQIAPHPASFSAVNITESFIQSIRNNGTLCSYNSEKTHICYLFARKFDASALEPLLNLTSKVLGF, encoded by the exons ATGGCAAAGAGCAGGGAGAAAGATGATGCGGAGAaaggatttaattcatcggtgatGACTGGGGTGGACTCATCGATCAGTTTGTTGAAGCTCATTACGACCTTGATAATTTTTGTAGTGGGAGTAGTTATAGGTCTAGTTTCTAGTTCTCACATTAATCGTTATTTAACCATCCAGGATGATCGGTTTACTATTAGCCATAGTTACATAGATTCCATGCAGTTTAGTGTTGAGACTCCTCAGATAGAGGCTCAATGCGAAAAGGAGGATTGTCTTAGCATAGAGAGTTTCATCAGACCGAGGAATTTGAACCATGGGATGACAGATGGGGAGTTGTTTTGGAGGGCATCGATGGTGCCTCAAAAGGAAGAGTTTCCTTTCAAGAAAGTACCGAGGGTGGCATTCATGTTCTTGACAAGAGGTCCGTTACCGATGCTACCGTTGTGGGAGAGGTTCTTTAAGGGCCAAGATGTGGAAAAGTATTCTATTTATTTGCACACACATCCGAGGTTTGATCTAAATGTGACCGAGGACTCTGTTTTTTACAATCGACAGATCCCTAGTCAG GGTGTTGAATGGGGATCAGTATCCCTAGTTGATGCAGAGAAACGACTTTTAGCAAATGCCCTTCTCGACTTCTCGAATGAGCGGTTCATCCTCCTATCAGAGAGTTGTATCCCGATTTACAACTTCCCAATTATCTACAGTTATCTCATCGAATCGGCTCATAGTTTTGTGGAGTCGTTCGACGACCCTTCTCGTTATGGCCGTGGCCGGTACAGCCGTAGCATGAGACCTGACATCAAGTTTGCCGACTGGAGAAAAGGATCTCAATGGTTCGAACTTCACCGTACTCTAGCAATCAAGATTATTTCCGACACCAAATATTACAGAATTTTCAAGAAGTATTGTACGCCTTCTTGCTATCCTGACGAGCATTACATTCCGACCTTTTTACACATGTTCCATGGTTCCCTTAATGCAAATCGAACCATTACCTACGTTGACTGGTCGCAAATCGCCCCACATCCTGCATCTTTCTCCGCCGTTAACATAACAGAGAGTTTCATACAATCGATTAGGAATAACGGCACATTGTGTTCATACAACTCTGAGAAGACACATATTTGTTACCTCTTTGCAAGAAAATTTGATGCCAGTGCTTTGGAACCTTTACTGAATCTAACATCAAAGGTTTTGGGATTTTAG
- the LOC140821827 gene encoding uncharacterized protein isoform X2, with protein sequence MAVAVAGPSPFLGGHTRQHAGKSSSKRYIQNSVTGFSIKALFWGQRKALETAKSEISLGEFNLIELESEVTNIDKGKKVTVSVVSSISEISSDDWDACSLDASGPKNFNPFLSHGFLSALEETGCAVKETGWVPQHIIARDDSNNILGVIPLYLKSHSYGEYVFDHSWADAYYSYGSRYYPKLQCCVPFTPVTGPRILVRNTMFRDQVFDNLISSLLELTVKFQVSSLHITFPSSSDCGKLKERGFLQRIGMQYHWKNRNYRSFDDFLMDMKQSKRKNIRQERKKICAQNLSMKRLRGYEIKAKHWDTFYKFYRNTTDNKWGSAYLTRDFFHYMASKMGDHVLLVTAEEGDELIAGALNLIGGDTLYGRLWGCLPRAYYPNLHFEACYYQAIDAAIELNLDKVEAGAQGEHKIQRGYLPVKTYSLHYILDEDFRKVISNFLVRESAQMEHVMKLLCDSGPFKEDNVS encoded by the exons ATGGCGGTTGCCGTGGCAGGTCCTTCTCCATTCCTAGGAGGCCACACCCGACAACACGCT GGAAAATCATCGTCTAAAAGATACATCCAGAACTCAGTTACTGGGTTTAGCATCAAAGCATTATTTTGGGGACAAAGAAAGGCTCTGGAGACAGCAAAATCAGAGATATCTCTTGGAGAGTTCAATTTGATAGAGTTGGAGTCAGAG GTAACAAATATTGATAAAGGCAAAAAGGTAACAGTTTCGGTGGTTTCGTCTATCTCAGAGATTTCATCAGATGATTGGGATGCTTGCAGTCTTGATGCATCAGGTCCCAAGAACTTTAATCCATTTCTTAGCCATGGTTTTCTTTCAGCCCTGGAGGAGACCGGCTGTGCAGTTAAG GAAACAGGATGGGTTCCCCAGCATATCATTGCCAGGGACGACAGCAATAACATTTTGGGAGTGATTCCTCTCTACCTGAAAAG CCATTCTTATGGTGAATATGTGTTTGATCATTCATGGGCGGACGCCTATTACAGTTATGGGTCAAGATATTATCCAAAATTGCAATGCTGTGTGCCTTTCACTCCAGTTACCGGCCCAAGGATATTAGTCCGTAATACAATGTTCCGAGATCAAGTCTTTGATAATTTAATATCTTCATTATTGGAACTGACAGTTAAG TTTCAAGTTTCATCGCTGCACATCACTTTTCCCTCTTCAAGTGATTGTGGGAAATTAAAAGAGAGAGGTTTTCTGCAGAGGATCGGAATGCAGTATCACTGGAAAAATCGTAATTACCGAAG TTTTGATGATTTCTTAATGGACATGAAGCAAAGTAAGAGGAAAAATATTCGTCAAGAACGAAAGAAG ATTTGTGCCCAAAATTTGAGTATGAAACGACTACGAGGATATGAAATTAAG GCTAAGCACTGGGATACCTTCTATAAGTTCTACAGGAATACCACAGATAATAA GTGGGGTAGTGCTTATTTGACCAGAGATTTCTTCCACTATATGGCTTCAAAAATGGGTGATCATGTGCTGCTTGTTACTGCAGAAGAAGGGGATGAACTTATAGCAGGAGCCCTTAATCTCATTGGAGGAGATACCTTATATGGACGCTTGTGGGGATGTCTCCCTCGTGCATACTACCCAAATTTGCATTTTGAAGCGTGTTACTATCAg GCTATAGATGCAGCTATCGAACTTAATCTTGACAAGGTAGAGGCTGGAGCACAAGGTGAGCATAAAATTCAGAGGGGTTATCTGCCAGTAAAAACCTACAGCTTGCACTATATTCTGGATGAGGACTTTAGGAAAGTCATATCCAATTTCTTGGTACGAGAGAGTGCTCAG ATGGAACATGTTATGAAGTTATTATGCGATTCTGGTCCATTCAAGGAGGATAATGTTTCTTGA